One part of the Lotus japonicus ecotype B-129 chromosome 2, LjGifu_v1.2 genome encodes these proteins:
- the LOC130735472 gene encoding uncharacterized protein LOC130735472, which produces MATTPDLNASKTMEQRIESLEGNVSQILNLLKALKPPGKDAEIPSEEEIEKEEPEVEIVSSKDPQAKEANSYAGKVSEEEAKMMSKMEILEQKVRAMQGMESYGSLDMQSFYLFPDMEIPPKFKVPDFEKFEGRSDPVIHLTMYARSMAAYYQNEKLMIHCFQHSLTGGALNWFLHLDKNQTKTWRGLAELFVKQYQYVTDITPDRFELQRMKKAEKESFREYAQRWREKASQVYPPLSEKEIARVFVQTLEGPYFERLVGCVTNRFADIVIVGEQVEDAIREGKLNGANAQLDKQKKSMFQKKETKVHMVGTHHYPSHQPNYQPSSYAISFAKNAPTTQNQPYEPRKERPKIDPVPGTYSEIYDTLLKGNMIAPEVPQQVSNPPPKWYNPAENCKYHMGAPGHTIEKCWTFKNRVQKLRDAGYLNFEEKHTPLAGSSVENDPLMKH; this is translated from the coding sequence ATGGCAACCACTCCTGACCTGAATGCGAGCAAGACCATGGAACAGAGGATCGAATCTTTGGAAGGGAATGTGAGTCAGATTCTGAATTTGCTTAAGGCCCTGAAACCCCCAGGAAAAGATGcagaaattccaagtgaagaagaaattgagaagGAGGAACCTGAAGTTGAGATTGTGAGTTCAAAAGATCCTCAAGCAAAGGAGGCTAATAGTTATGCTGGAAAGGTTAGTGAAGAAGAAGCTAAAATGATGAGCAAAATGGAGATATTGGAACAGAAAGTGAGGGCTATGCAAGGTATGGAATCCTATGGAAGTTTAGACATGCAAAGCTTCTATCTATTTCCTGACATGGAGATCCCACCAAAATTCAAAGTTCCAGACTTTGAAAAGTTTGAAGGGAGATCAGACCCCGTGATTCATCTCACTATGTATGCGCGTAGCATGGCTGCTTACTACCAAAATGAGAAGCTGATGATACATTGTTTCCAACATAGTTTGACTGGCGGAGCCTTGAATTGGTTTTTGCATCTTGACAAAAACCAAACAAAGACCTGGCGTGGTTTGGCAGAGTTATTTGTGAAGCAATACCAATACGTGACTGATATCACTCCAGACAGATTTGAGCTGCAAAGAATGAAGAAGGCAGAGAAGGAGTCATTCAGAGAATATGCCCAGAGGTGGAGGGAGAAGGCTTCTCAAGTTTATCCTCCCTTGAGTGAAAAGGAGATTGCTAGAGTCTTTGTGCAGACTCTGGAAGGTCCATATTTTGAGAGATTGGTAGGTTGTGTCACAAACCGATTCGCTGATATTGTCATTGTAGGGGAACAGGTGGAAGATGCTATTAGAGAAGGGAAGTTGAACGGAGCAAATGCCCAATTGGACAAGCAGAAAAAGTCAATGTTTCAGAAAAAAGAGACAAAGGTTCACATGGTTGGCACTCATCATTATCCCTCCCATCAGCCAAATTATCAACCTTCATCATACGCCATCTCATTCGCAAAAAATGCACCTACAACCCAAAACCAGCCCTACGAACCAAGAAAGGAAAGACCAAAAATAGATCCAGTTCCAGGTACCTACTCAGAAATTTATGATACTTTATTGAAGGGAAATATGATAGCTCCTGAGGTACCACAACAAGTCTCCAACCCTCCCCCGAAGTGGTATAATCCAGCTGAAAATTGCAAGTACCACATGGGAGCGCCTGGGCATACAATCGAGAAATGTTGGACCTTCAAAAATCGGGTGCAAAAGTTGAGGGATGCTGGTTATCTGAATTTCGAAGAGAAGCATACACCGCTTGCAGGATCGAGTGTTGAAAATGACCCGTTGATGAAGCATTGA